The genomic interval atgagaaagtttaagaagagatatcatttggtgatcccTCTAAAGTCCTAGttcgaggaaggggaaatgtcTTAATCAAAAGGAATgatggagaccatgcttttatctccaatCTGTACTATGTGCCaaccatgaagactaatatacttagtcttggACAGTTTGTGGAGAAAGGTTACtgaattagccttaaagataagcagatggtgataacataagctcgaggtaagctcgttacttgagtacaaatggcaaagaatcgaatgtttccgctcgccatttaacatgatacgccaaggtgtttgagcgctatcatcaaagataAAGACTAGCTATGGCACCTCAAGAACGGACgtctaaattttgaaagtttgaaatagttgggaagcaagaagatggtaaAACGCTTACCCAACATCTACCACCCAAATTtgatatgtgaaagttgtgttctgagcaagcaacacagaaatagctttggaaagcaagctgactggagatctaccatgtcACTCCATCTAGTTCACACGGATGTGTGTGGTCTATCGAGGccattttcaaatggatagaACCAATACTTCCTCACTTTCATTGAGGATTACAataggaagacttgggtctactttctaAAAAGGAATTTAgaggtgtttgacaagttcaaagctcttgtggagaaatagagtggctatcgcatcaTGTCACTTTGAtaagaccaaggaggagagtacaagaatgaagctttcttggaattccttaggcaacaagggatacaaaaatagttcacaccgacctacactccccaattaaatggtgtagttgagagaaagaaccgcacaatccttaacatggacAGAAGCAtattaaaggataagaatgtgcccaaaagTTTTTGAACAAAAGTAGTGTCATGTGCAGTTTATCTACTCAACCGGTGTCCCACAAAGAGTCTTCATACAAAGGCACtacatgaagcctggagtactcacaagcccagtgtgagtcatcttcgAGTATTTGGTTCCATTGCCTATGCCAAGATCCCagaggcaagaaggacaaagttggaagataaaggagagaaatgtatccttgttggatacaaCGACAGCACCATGGAATATCAAttatacaatcccatcaacaagaaataTATTCACAGCAGGGatgttatttttgaagaaaaatgaatcctggaagtgggaccaggctgaatcttccaaagatgcggaattaacgcttgaaggagaagaacccacataAACAAGAGAAGtagctatcgagtcacaagttctcaagctgcagacacctccacacgattcaccacagaggaatgaatctccatcaccaattgagcatgaaatctcaTACATGAGGCCTAAAGGAGCTCGAAATCATGctgatctgtatgaaactacaaaACAAATAGAAGAGTATGTTGCACTATATTGTCTATTATTGACCAGTGACCTAGTTAGCTTCAAGGAGGCTAACAAAGAAGACatatggagaaaagcgatggatgaggaaaTTAAATCCattgagaagaacaagacttaggagttgacaaatctctcgAAAGGctgcaaaactattggtgtgaaatggaaCTACAAAAgcaagaagaacactcaaggaGAAGTCCAAAGATACAAAGAAAGACTTGTCACCAAGGGCTACAAGCAGAAAAAGgagattgattatggagaaatcgtTGCCCCGGTTGCCAGGATTGAAACcattagattactaatttcactatcagcacaaaatggattgAAAATTTACTAGCTGGACGTGAAATTAgcatttctgaacggttttctggAAGAAAAGATCTATATTAATCAACCacttggatatgtgaagaagggaaaagaagattGAGTGTACAAGCTGAAGAAAACACTCTATGGTTTGAAGTAGGCACCTCGtgtgtggaacatgaggattgatgactacttctagAAGAATGGATTTAAGAAATGTCCTTACGAACATGCgttatacatgaagatggagacaggTGGAAGTATGCTGATtacctgcctatatgttgatgatctaattttcacCGGCAGCAATctagagatgtttgccgctttcaagaggagcatggtcaaagaattcgaaatgatgGGTATTAGCTagatggctcattttcttggcatagaagtcgtgtaaagcgagaagggaatcttcatctttcaaagccactatgcaaaagaaatactaaagaagtttgggatggacaaatgcaaccctatGACAACTCTAGTTGAAATgagattggaattgagaaagaataaacaaggagatgttgaccccatatatttcaagagtctagttggaagtttgaggtatttgacgtgcagcAGGcaagacatactctatggagttcgACTTgttagcaggtacatggagactcttGACCAGTCCCATTTGAATGCAGTGAAGAGGATACTCAGTTATAGGAAGGGTATAATCACTGATGATAtattttattcatcaagaggtgattgcaaacttattggctattcagatagcgattggagaagagatcttgatgaaagaaaaaacacGACTGGATTTACATTCTTTATAGAAGATACAGcatttacatggtcatcaaagaagcaacccattgtAACATTGTCATTatgtgaagctgagtatataGCCTACTCAGCtttttgtcatggtatatggatcaggaATGTACCGAAGTATCTGGGATATCTTCAAGATAACTCCACAGAAGTCTACATTAACAACCGATTAGCGATTGCACTTGCGCAGAATCTAGTATTTCATGAAAGAAGCAAGTATATTGATACTCAGTATCATTTTATTAGGAAGCAtatcaagaataaagaagtggaattgatatcttgcagaacgtatgatcagattgctgacattttcacgaaaccactcaagcatgatatttttgcaagactgaagacaatacTTGGAATGACAAAGCCAGGAGAGTCAACTTTAAGGGGGGATATTGAAGATTAAACTTAAACAGTGGGATGGTTGCACCAAACTTGGTCGGCAGCTGCTCCACCAACCCAGCCCAATATTGTTGACATTTTCATAaatgcaggcaacctactccacctactaTCATCTATCCTTTGCTAtatatagatgtgtgtgtgtgtgatgagaagtgtggtgtagagagggtgaataaccagtgagaagagagcttgtgtattttaaattcctatgtaatatttttttttttcagattgaaatcaattgagtgtatttGTGAGTAATCCTCACAGAGTTTCAGttacaaccagtgattgagtccCCTCCACACATCACTAACAGTGTACCTCTTAATTAATTATTCACCTACATATCCTAGAGGCTCGTCACAAGTTGCTTATTACATTAACTTTTTTCCTAATATCTATGAAACTTACAATGTACCTCTCATATCTCTAGCCTCAAAGTTGTATAAATCTACCTTCCAAGATCTTACTTCATTCAGAGCACAATACACAAGGGTTTCTAATTCTGTTATACCAAATATATTGATCCATCGCTCTTTGAAATTGTTGGATAAGTTGCATCTTGCCTGTTAATAATAGTTAAGCCCTTAAACTTAAGTTGATTCAACTtattcaacttcaaccttctatATCCATGCCAAATTTACTTCTAAACTAAAATAAAGCAATTTTCACGTGCTCTGTCTCATTTGAATGCTTCACTCCACTGCacacttcaatttttttttcttgttgtaGGACGATTGGCTTCAGCCAAACCTAAATCATCGTACTACTCAATTAATTGTTCATCTAGACTACTCGTCATAACTAGCTCATTGCACTTATTGCATAATAAACCAAACTTTTGCTCACAAGGGCAACACACTCGCTGCTGTTTCTGTTTCAACCTAacaaataccattattatttttttccatcaTGTTGGCATGATGGGTGAGTCAACTCCTTGAACGTTGTTGTACGTCACTAACTAATTTAATTCTTCGAAACATTAAAAAATTTTGGAGGTTCTAACTTTATGCAGTCACGTTAGATTTATAATACTCAAGATGCTGATCATGAGCAGCTGTAATGGGATGAATTAAAAATACAGAAACATATCCTCTCATTAGCATGGTTCTTTTATTTATCTTAGAACTCTTCTAGTTTCAAGGAAAAGTACATATGCCAAgtcattgaaaataaaaaggaattaACTTTTCTAGTAAGCAAATTTTCTGTGCAACGTGGTGATGACAAAAGAATCTATTTCTGTGTTCTTTGCTTTGAACTTTTTAGGTAGATGTGCTGTCAAAAGAAGAAAATCTCGTTAGAGGGCAGTATAAAGTCTTGAGTCAGACGCGCCAATAGAGGCACTCCGTGATTCGAGTCCAGCAACTCCAatcttcttccttttttcttgAAAGTTTTCGATCAGCGAAGAGATATTTTACTAATAAGAGCACGGCACCACATACATAGATTTGCTGGCAGAACCACATTGCAACAACACACAAATGCAGCAtctcaaagagagagagagagagagagtcatttAAATAGAGAAAATTTCATCGAGTCATATAAATAGAGAAAATTTCATCTattgcatgcatgcatatataaAGAGTCAGTTGATAAATAATGTTAGGGTAGGGACGGTTGCTGCATGGAAAGCTGAGGCCAGTATCGAAGTAAGAAATCCTCCACACACGTAACAGGGTTTATATGATACCAATGGCCCCACAGCTAGCGTTGCGAGTTGTCCAAATCTGAAGTCGAAATAAAATGTTAAACGCCTTTCACGTGGTCTAGCGTTGCGAGTTGTCCTTTTATAGGTCATTCATAAAAGTGGCCATCATTTTAATTCGTTTTCTTTTGTCCATATCAGCACCCTGTCGTTGTGTAATATTTAATGGTGTTTTATATATAGGTTAGGTACATAGTAATAGAAAAATGTAGAAGAAATTAATCATTCTTCTAAAATAAGAAGGAATTCGCTTAGGTCATGTTACGTGATGACTACATCATTAAGGGGAGTTCTTTGATGGAGCAGAATGCATTAGTTTTGTACTGATCACATGACCAAAAGAGCTCTTCAAGGAATGTTTGATCACATGACCAAATGAGCCCTTTAAGGTACGTCAAGAATTCAGGTAGTAAGCTTGTCCCATACTAAATGAATAGAATGGAGAATGTATATATGATTAAATTTAAGATtccataaaattaaattttttgatattctttcatatatatatatatatatatatatattaaatcattacGAGAATTCCTTTAATCCTACTTAGtggtattaaaaaattaaaagaaaaaagaaaaaaggaagaaggGATTGTGCGTATCTATACTGATTAACCCATTCTTCTCAAAAGGACGAGAGAGAGAAGATCAAATTAACCCAAAATACATAGTCAAATTCTTCTCCTCCTACCATATTTAACATGCCACCAAAACTAAAATTATGGTTCATGACCCGGTACTTCcattataaatatttaattttgaagAACTAATTGATGGAAGATCACCTCTATCTTCATGCCTCAACACATGCCTATGATATGAATAATTCCATAAAATAATCTCCCTATTTAACAAATCATAACCAATGAAATCCTCACAATAGACTCATactatctttttttattttctaactcCAAGAGATTGAGAATATTTTGTTGGCGTGTTTTCGGCGGTATTTTCTCAGAACAAGTCATGATTTCAAATTAATGTATGCAAACTGAGCGTGGTCAATCCTGACACGCCCCTGACATTGAGCTAGATGTGGCAGAGCTGACAGTGCCGGAAAACTCCTccacaattgaaaattatgcttttagaggcaaatttagtaaagttagttaattttaagcacttaagtgtccaattcaggcatacgaggtccaaactaagtgggtcAGTCCCAACACACCCGCATATTGAGCTGGATATGCTGAAACTGACAGTGCTCAAAAACTCTTCCTCGggagctttttgcgcacttagaaaCAAGTTTGCAAACTTATTGGATTTTAACACTCAGGTATCCAAATCAAGCATGCGAGGTCTAAACCTAGTGGAGTTAGTCCAAACATGTCAGTGACATTGAGTTTGACGTGCCAGAGCTGaaggtgcccaaaaactcctatCCAATTGAAAATTGTGTTCTTAGAGGCGAACCTAGTAATCTTATTTGATTTTAAACACTCAGGtatccaatttgggcatacaaggtccaaactcaGTGGAGtcagtcccgatacatcttccaCATTCAGGTGGGCGTACCGAAGCTTACAGCGCCCAAAAACTcagctttttgcgcacttagaagtagagttagaatacaaaaaaaattttagcaGTCAAGTGTCCGAGCCatgcatatgaggtccaaaccaagtggagtCAGTCCTGACTCGTTTGCGATATTGAGCATGACATACCAGGGATGACTGTTGCCAAAAACTTCTCCTCAATTTAAAATAATGCACTTAGAGATGAACTTAGTAAACTTCGTTGATTTAAAGCCCTCAGGTGTCCAATTAAGaaatacaaggtccaaactgagtggggtcagtactaacacatccatcacattgagctggacgtgTTAGAGCTGACGATGCCCAAACAATCCTACACAagagctttttgcgcacttagaagaAAAGTAAGAATACAAACATACTTAACAAATTTAATAGATCTTAACACTTAGGTGTCCAactcgggcatatgaggtccaaattgagtcaagtaagtcccaacacatccatcacattgattTGGATGTGTCATAGCTGAAGGTACCGAAAAGctcctccccaattgaaaattatgcacttagaggaAAACTTAGTAAAGTTAGTTGATTTTAAACACTCAATTGTCTAATCCAGGGATACGAAGTCCAAACTAAGTGGGATCAGTCTTGACACGTCAAtcacattgagctggacatgCCAAAGCTAATAGTACCCTAAAACTCCTTCTAGGGAGTTTTAGAAGAAAATtaagaatacaaacaaattttGTAAACTTAGTAAATTTAAGCACCCAACTATTCAAGTCaggtatacgaggtccaaactgagtcgGGTTAGCACGTCTATCCCATTGATCTGGACGTGCTAGAACTAATGGTGCTGAAAAACTCCtctccaattgaaaattatgtgcttagaggtaAATGAGGGGagtggtgtgatcccaagaaggggggagGGGAAAATTGGGATTATAAAAACTTTTGTGGATAATTTAAATGATTCACCCATTATTATGCCAATCGAATTAAAATTGTGTGTATGTAAAGTAGTCACagcaattaataaataaacatacacttgCAGGAATTTAAAAGAGATAAGAacgagagggagggagggagggagagagagagagagattaacaTCGAGATTTTTAACAAGGTTTGGCAATACCCACCttcgtcctcgccttgggcaaacccctaaggattccactaaccttactgtgatttttggtgtaatcccgagaggggtggtgaattgtggattttaaaaattccaGGTCAAGTGTGTCCTTTTTATACCCACAATCAGTATATCACAACTTAGGGTCCTTTttaatcaatcacaaattcagTAGATGTATAAGTGTGTtataaattaaacaagtatgATAGTTTTAGTATattctcaatcaatcacaaatttgtAGTTAAACACATAAGCAGTAATATCAACAATTAAATGTAAACATGCAAATATCGAAATGTAAAGAGTAGAGGGAAGAATGACACAatgattttatgaggtttagcactccggcctacgtcctcgcctcaagctaacCCGCTTGAGGATTCACTTGTAGAGACTCGAACCTTCATAAactgggttcatcgacgaaggatcacattcgtcgacgaattccttagagcctcgttgacgaaattcaaagcctcgCCGATGAGAAAATGCCGAGGGGTTTTGGGGATTCTTGGGAaatcctcgttgatgaaatttagggcctcatcgacaaattgtgtggtggattcgtcaacgaagacgctgcctcgtcgacgaagtgaactgggtcaaaggccctataaatatcctatttggtTGCTTAGAGGCTAAGTTTCATccaaaaaactctctctctctctctctaagctgtgaatctctctctctctcttggattcttcaccgttcgtcatccatttccaaaaacggagggtactgcatggatcagaagagaaaactctacacttttagtggatcgaaTCATTGTTTTGGagagttttgggttttcccaaaaatcgaggtagaaTTCTCATCctagttttgattggatatttggatagcagtagaaaacatagtaaggttatgttctgtggttttaggttttcgggatctcgggttgtcgatttggaccgttttcgtacgaagtttcatttcgagtataaggtaaggggaatttgattacaacagcatatttggaaaactaaaccgctaaaaaactagtttatgttattatgtatgttttaattgcttattttctaaattctaccaagtaaaagtgttggttttatgattttacgatttttggtaaaaacgaggatttcaaCGTataatctccaaactttacaaaaattatttattgtgtttatactatagtaggataGGCTTGAATCCTTTGTTTATTCATATAAATGagatttacttgatttctatcatttagtgggttttttttatttattaaaattgtgtGATATattttgaaatggaaatgaatgaattttctatactattgatattgaatatgagaacgaagttccaaatttgttgtATTGAGAATGTGATAAAAGGAGGTCGGTGATACATCgagctgaatcagtaaacaaagaggggtaaattgagtggaaagacgccggtttgaacccaatgctattatttgaatttgtgaaaaatactagaattgtgcaggttatcatatttgtataaattgaatttatgatacacggaaccacaacttgagagtcccgggagggttgaaaaatactttcattCCTGGGTTGAAATAAACCATTGTTATATGATACGGTGCGATATCGTAGCTAGaggtacacgtgcaaccacacataCTAAaagatgtgggtaccaagatggtcggctagcagggtgaaaccattggctgatattgggccaatggaagCAGTTGGATCGTAagtaggtactcggcagtgtcttCAGGAATAGGGCATTGGAcaagtatcagtgcacaacccgggccatggggtaaaactggttatagggatattttgctgttggttatctgataaatcattaaatagTCAAAAGAcggatgtgggaattttgtaatacgAATAATGATATActtgatgcattactgtattgaaaatatttgatttatattttagatgTTGAAATAAAATATGCATATACGCAGTCatacactgttgtaactcctttttccttactgagaggtgtctcaccctatcatacaacctttgtttttaggtccatcagtgCGTTAGTCCTAATAGCTAAAAGGACTGGGAGATTGTTTTTGAacagcttacgtaagcatttgaatctcGTAGTaaaacttagatgaagttcctttttggaggattgtaataaTGAGAATTATTATAAgtatgaatttatgtaaattatggatgtattagtaaactttggtataagtctagtagaaatcccaatggatgtttatgtttttcggtgacatttacatcattattatgtatgttttacacctgtatgtccttatttagggcgggttgtttccatatcttgaataggtataggtattatgtatgaatgagtggcacctgggtccgtataaagggccaggtcgttacagttggtatcaaagccccgTTGCCAATTGGAAGTATGAATTGTTTCATGCttcctggttagggatatgtgctaaactaaGAAGTTGTTAGTTgtgatagtctagaatataccaagTATAGGACAAGGATAAGAACTTGGATTTTGTTTTGTATATCTGGAGATGaaaattcattgatagacttctgtgtttttctggatcagtcggaaggttcagaaaatcatgacaatccattgacgattttgtttcctagtagaagggtGAAATTCGAGTTAGAATGAGGATGTCAAATTTATGGAGTATGTCACTGTTAAGAATGTGAACTTGGAGAGTTAACCTTATATTGTGATAGCAGTAGTTGATGGGTAGGTTATTACTTGTCTAATGGGTTCTCAtaaatgttttcaggatggaatctagggatatcactgccaatgTGGGTGGCAgcagtagtgagggtgccggcctTGAGGCTGGTAACGACTCTACTAGCGTGTTACGTGACTTCGTACAGCAACTTATGGTTAAGGTAGTGCGTTCAAACAAGGGACAGGATCATCctatgactgagttgggttgctccattgagtaGTTCACCATATTGAAGCCCTCTACTTTTGTGGGCAGTACAGATCTAGTttgtgctgagaattggatccaggagatcaagaAGATCTTAAGTGTGTTAAATTGCACTGAAAAGCAGAAGGTCACCTttgccacgttcaagttggcatgggaggctgagagatggtgggggtcTGTTAAGCAGATGGAAGAGCACCAACCGATACTGATAGCATTGATGTGGGCCCGATTCAAAGAACTCTTCTTTGAACTTTATTTTTTGGCCACAGTTAGAAAAGCAaaaatggaggaatttatgaatcTAACGCAGGGATCATTGACAGTGCAACAGTACGCTGCCAAATTTCAAGAGTTGTCTCGATTTTCTCCATTCGTGATTCTTGATGAAGcgaagaaggcttggaagtttcaaaGGGGTCTGAGGAGTGAGATCCGTAAGCAGACGGTGATCTTGCAGTTGCAAGATTTTTCTACGTTAGTTGATAATGCCACGGTAGCAGAGGAGTGTTTATTAGAGGATGTAGAGGTTTAGGTTACGAAGAAGAGGCCAATGCCTCCTAATTTTTCGTCTGGGGCAGGACAGGGTAAGTGGATGAAGAACAGTGGTGGCACGTCCCAAAATGCCGTAAGTGTTCCACGTTGTTCTTtgtgtggtaagaaacaccaggggcagtgttggttgtctacaaGAGCCTATATGcggtgtggtagacaaggacatcaTATGAGAGACTGTCTGAGGCAGAGAAATGATGGAGTCTCGCAGCAGCAATACAGAGGGAATGCTCCGACACAGCGTGGCGGTCAGTAGGGGGGTACTGCCCAGGCTAGGGTATATTCCTTGACTCCTAGTGACGCTGAGAACGCTGGTGACGTAaacacaggtatcatttacatgcttcctCACAAAgctgtagtattatttgattccaaggcaacacattcttttatttccacagactttgttaaattgtgtggattagaagtACAACTGTTAGGGGATGAACTAGTGGTGGCTACACCGTCTGGGTCTATGGTCGGGTGTAGTAAGGTAGTTTGGGACTTTCCAATTGAAATATAGGGGAGGATACTACCAGTTAATTTTGTGGTTTACGACATGTAtgactttgatatcatctttgggatGGGCTGGTTGTTTTCCAGTTATACCAGTATTGATTGCCGCAAGAGGGAGGTGTTGTTTAGATCGCCAGGAAAGTAGGAATTTCAGTTCCTTGGATCATGTGTGCATTCTACACCACGTATCCTTTCTTTTATGCAAGCTAGGAGGCTACTTCATAGGGGGTGCCAAGGATATTTGGCAATGCTGAAAGACACACCAGTAGGAGAACGGGAATTGGAAATGATTCCTATGGTACGCGAATTCCCTAAAGTGTTTTTAGAGGACTTACCAGGATTACCTCTGGACCGTGAGTTGGAATTTTCCATAGAATTAACTTCAGATTTGGCGCtgatatcgaaagctccgtatcgtatggctccagttgagtTAAGGGAGTTAAAGGAACAGCTTCAAGAGTTGCTTGACAAGGGAtacatttgacctagtgtttctccttagggagcaccagtgttatttgtgaaaaagaaagatgggtcgatgagaatgtgcatcgactatcaagAACTGAATAAGGTAACAATAAAGAATAAGTATCTgctacccaggatcgatgatttgtttgatcaacttcagggcatgcaggtcttctctaaaattgacctactcTCTGgatatcaccagctgaaggtgaaagcggaggataattcgaaaactgcatttcgaaccCAGTAcgaccattttgaatttatggttatgccttttggtttgactaatgcacctacaacatttatggatttgatgaatggggtcttccacgaatatctagactggttcgttgtggtatttattgatgatatcctagtgtattctaggagtgctgcagaatATGAAGTTTATTTaaggctagtattgcaaatgcttagagaTAAGAAGTcatatgctaagctaaagaagtgaGAGTTTTGGCTGGAATAAATTGCATTTCTGGGGCACatagtgtctaaagaaggtgtatcagTAGACtagagtaagatagaagcagtagtggactgggtgagaccaaagaatgtgtacgaggtcagaagttttctaggtcttgcaggttactaccatcGGTTTGTTGAAGGGTTCTCTAGTTTGGCAGGTCCTTTGAAGAAACTCACGCAAAAGAGTAAGAGATATGATTGGACGGATAAGTGTGAGCTgagtttccaagagctgaaacggcgactggtcactgctctagttctgactcttccatctagtgatggtaattttattatatacagtgatgctttGAAAAAGGTTCTTGGctatgttctaatgcagcagggcaaaGTAGTATGCATCTcatcaactcaaagaatatgagaagaactacccgacgcatgatttagaattagcagcggtagtgtttgcactgaaaatttggaggcactacttatacCGTGAAagatgtgagatttttactgaccataaaagtcttaaatactttttcactcagaaggaacttaATATGAGACAGCataggtggcttgaattgat from Malania oleifera isolate guangnan ecotype guangnan chromosome 9, ASM2987363v1, whole genome shotgun sequence carries:
- the LOC131163440 gene encoding uncharacterized protein LOC131163440; this encodes MEAVGSMESRDITANVGGSSSEGAGLEAGNDSTSVLRDFVQQLMVKFTILKPSTFVGSTDLVCAENWIQEIKKILSVLNCTEKQKVTFATFKLAWEAERWWGSVKQMEEHQPILIALMWARFKELFFELYFLATVRKAKMEEFMNLTQGSLTVQQYAAKFQELSRFSPFVILDEAKKAWKFQRGLRSEIRKQTVILQLQDFSTLVDNATVAEECLLEDVEV